From a single Syngnathus scovelli strain Florida chromosome 2, RoL_Ssco_1.2, whole genome shotgun sequence genomic region:
- the LOC125988883 gene encoding rho guanine nucleotide exchange factor 7 isoform X2, translating to MNAAEQTVTWLITLGVLESPKKSISDPDAFLRTSLQDGVVLCKLLERLKPGTAEKFFQEPRSDSEYQLNISEFIKGIGTFGVKPFEVNDLLQGLNFTKVLNCLVALNKATEDPCVSICVPHSATLRIKSFDSVNSQSRSSKLQPPQYHSLDMTEGSGCGHFLFKARFPFQQTNEDELSFSKGDIINVSRQEEGGWWEGSLNGKNGWFPSNYVRELKGSDKPFGKPKSVTLRSPPKGFDTSIISKTYYNVVLQNILEAESEYSRELQSLLGSYLRSLQPTDRLSAVDISHIQGNLEEISTFQQMLVQSLEEHTKLPENQQRIGGFFLSLIPQMKNLYVAYCSNHPSAVSVLTQQREELGEYMETKGASSPGILALTTSLSKPFTRLEKYPTLLKEMDRHMEDQHPDRVDLQTCMASFQSLAVQCQEVRKKKDLELQILTEPIRNWEGDDIKTLGPVLHMSLAAVCSQICQESSERYLVLFPHTLLFLSASMRMSGFIYQGKMPLSGMLISRIEDGETMKNAFEISGAQCDRMQVACNNQQDLLEWLDLLTKHTHTPAANTHKTQSVCHTLPSLPVTPSRHSESCGGSSAFHTLPHLSSYGASPMWGALEPPSPPKPWSMSCLRPAPPLWPSAALYKEDLNKSPKNMKKLLPKRKPERKPSEEDFTCRKSTAALEEDAQILKVIEAYCTSAKTRQTLNSSSSRRDVHMLFPEEEKIIVEETRSNGQTVVEERSLVDTVYSLRDEVQELKQDNKRMKRTLEEEQRARKELERIIRRVLKNMNDPTWDETNL from the exons ATGAACGCGGCTGAGCAGACGGTAACGTGGCTCATTACTCTCGGGGTGCTGGAGTCTCCCAAGAAGAGCATCTCTGATCCAGACGCTTTCCTCCGGACATCTCTCCAGGACGGGGTGGTGCTATGCAAACTGCTGGAGCGACTGAAACCCGGGACGGCGGAAAAA TTTTTTCAGGAACCGAGAAGTGACAGCGAGTATCAACTCAACATTAGCGAATTCATCAAAGGCATCGGGACTTTCGGCGTGAAG CCTTTTGAGGTTAATGACCTACTTCAGGGGCTGAACTTCACCAAGGTCCTAAACTGCTTGGTTGCACTGAACAAAGCCACTGAAG ATCCATGTGTTTCTATTTGCGTGCCACACTCCGCCACATTGAGGATTAAATCGTTTGATTCCGTAAACAGTCAAAGTCGTTCGTCCAAACTGCAACCGCCTCAGTATCACAGCCTT GACATGACTGAGGGCAGTGGGTGTGGCCATTTTCTTTTCAAGGCACGCTTCCCTTTCCAGCAGACAAATGAGGACGAACTCTCTTTCTCCAAGGGCGACATCATTAATGTGAGCAGGCAGGAGGAGGGGGGCTGGTGGGAAGGCTCTCTCAACGGCAAGAACGGCTGGTTCCCCAGTAACTATGTGAGGGAATTGAAAGGAAGCG ACAAGCCATTTGGCAAACCAAAGTCTGTGACGCTGAGAAGTCCCCCAAAAGGTTTTGACACTTCTATCATCAGCAAGACCTACTACAATGTG GTCCTCCAGAACATTTTGGAAGCAGAGAGTGAGTATTCCAGGGAACTTCAAAGTCTTTTGGGATCCTACCTACGCTCTCTACAGCCGACAGACAG GCTGAGTGCTGTTGACATCAGCCACATTCAAGGCAATCTGGAGGAGATTTCAACCTTCCAGCAGATGCTGGTTCAGTCCTTGGAGGAGCATACAAA GCTTCCAGAAAATCAGCAGAGGATAGGAGGCTTCTTCCTGAGTCTAATACCCCAGATGAAGAATCTTTATGTGGCCTACTGCTCAAACCATCCATCTGCTGTCAGTGTTCTCACTCAGCAAAG GGAGGAACTCGGGGAGTACATGGAAACCAAGGGGGCATCTAGTCCGGGTATTTTGGCACTGACCACCAGTTTGAGTAAACCCTTCACTCGACTGGAGAAATACCCAACCTTGCTCAAAGAAATGGACAGACACATGGAG GACCAACACCCTGACAGAGTTGACCTCCAAACTTGTATGGCATCATTTCAAAGCCTTGCT GTCCAGTGCCAGGAAGTGAGGAAGAAGAAGGACCTGGAGTTACAGATTTTAACCGAGCCAATCAGGAACTGGGAGGGGGATGACATCAAGACCCTCGGCcctgttcttcacatgtccctaGCTGCTGTCTGCTCTCAAATCTGTCAG GAATCAAGTGAACGCTACCTTGTCCTCTTCCCTCATACGCTGCTCTTCCTTTCTGCAAGCATGAGGATGAGTGGGTTCATCTACCAG GGGAAAATGCCATTGTCAGGCATGCTGATCTCCAGAATAGAAGATGGGGAAACCATGAAGAATGCTTTTGAAATTTCTG GTGCCCAATGTGACCGTATGCAAGTGGCATGCAACAATCAGCAGGATCTGCTGGAGTGGCTGGACCTTCTtaccaaacacacgcacaccccTGCTGCAAACACTCACAAGACTCAGTCGGTGTGTCACACA TTGCCTTCCCTGCCTGTCACCCCTTCCCGGCACTCAGAGTCTTGTGGCGGGAGCAGTGCCTTCCACACCCTCCCTCATCTTTCCTCATATGGTGCCAGCCCCATGTGGGGGGCCCTGGAGCCACCTAGTCCCCCAAAACCCTGGAGCATGAGCTGTCTTCGGCCTGCGCCTCCTCTCTGGCCGTCTGCCGCCCTGTACAAGGAG GACCTTAATAAGAGTCCAAAGAATATGAAGAAGCTGCTTCCGAAGAGGAAACCTGAAAGGAAACCCTCTGAAGAAGACTTCACTTGCAGAAAGA GCACAGCAGCTCTCGAGGAGGACGCTCagatattgaaagtgattgaggCGTACTGCACCAGTGCCAAGACACGACAGACCCTCAACTCCA GTTCCAGCAGGAGGGATGTTCACATGTTGTTCCCAGAGGAAGAGAAGATCATAGTGGAGGAAACCAGGAGCAACGGACAAACCGTAGTGGAAGAGAG GAGCCTGGTAGACACTGTATACAGTTTGAGAGATGAGGTTCAGGAACTCAAACAG GACAACAAGAGAATGAAAAGGACACTAGAGGAAGAGCAACGAGCTAGGAAGGAACTCGAAAGGATCATCAGAAGAGTTTTGAAGAACATGAACGACCCAACCTGGGATGAGACGAACCTCTGA
- the LOC125988883 gene encoding rho guanine nucleotide exchange factor 7 isoform X1 has translation MNAAEQTVTWLITLGVLESPKKSISDPDAFLRTSLQDGVVLCKLLERLKPGTAEKFFQEPRSDSEYQLNISEFIKGIGTFGVKPFEVNDLLQGLNFTKVLNCLVALNKATEDPCVSICVPHSATLRIKSFDSVNSQSRSSKLQPPQYHSLDMTEGSGCGHFLFKARFPFQQTNEDELSFSKGDIINVSRQEEGGWWEGSLNGKNGWFPSNYVRELKGSDKPFGKPKSVTLRSPPKGFDTSIISKTYYNVVLQNILEAESEYSRELQSLLGSYLRSLQPTDRLSAVDISHIQGNLEEISTFQQMLVQSLEEHTKLPENQQRIGGFFLSLIPQMKNLYVAYCSNHPSAVSVLTQQREELGEYMETKGASSPGILALTTSLSKPFTRLEKYPTLLKEMDRHMEDQHPDRVDLQTCMASFQSLAVQCQEVRKKKDLELQILTEPIRNWEGDDIKTLGPVLHMSLAAVCSQICQESSERYLVLFPHTLLFLSASMRMSGFIYQGKMPLSGMLISRIEDGETMKNAFEISGAQCDRMQVACNNQQDLLEWLDLLTKHTHTPAANTHKTQSVCHTLPSLPVTPSRHSESCGGSSAFHTLPHLSSYGASPMWGALEPPSPPKPWSMSCLRPAPPLWPSAALYKEDLNKSPKNMKKLLPKRKPERKPSEEDFTCRKSTAALEEDAQILKVIEAYCTSAKTRQTLNSTWQGTDLMHNHVLADFSFVVAGIPDNMPCSDQSEDSDYDSIWTATSYRTASFSCSSRRDVHMLFPEEEKIIVEETRSNGQTVVEERSLVDTVYSLRDEVQELKQDNKRMKRTLEEEQRARKELERIIRRVLKNMNDPTWDETNL, from the exons ATGAACGCGGCTGAGCAGACGGTAACGTGGCTCATTACTCTCGGGGTGCTGGAGTCTCCCAAGAAGAGCATCTCTGATCCAGACGCTTTCCTCCGGACATCTCTCCAGGACGGGGTGGTGCTATGCAAACTGCTGGAGCGACTGAAACCCGGGACGGCGGAAAAA TTTTTTCAGGAACCGAGAAGTGACAGCGAGTATCAACTCAACATTAGCGAATTCATCAAAGGCATCGGGACTTTCGGCGTGAAG CCTTTTGAGGTTAATGACCTACTTCAGGGGCTGAACTTCACCAAGGTCCTAAACTGCTTGGTTGCACTGAACAAAGCCACTGAAG ATCCATGTGTTTCTATTTGCGTGCCACACTCCGCCACATTGAGGATTAAATCGTTTGATTCCGTAAACAGTCAAAGTCGTTCGTCCAAACTGCAACCGCCTCAGTATCACAGCCTT GACATGACTGAGGGCAGTGGGTGTGGCCATTTTCTTTTCAAGGCACGCTTCCCTTTCCAGCAGACAAATGAGGACGAACTCTCTTTCTCCAAGGGCGACATCATTAATGTGAGCAGGCAGGAGGAGGGGGGCTGGTGGGAAGGCTCTCTCAACGGCAAGAACGGCTGGTTCCCCAGTAACTATGTGAGGGAATTGAAAGGAAGCG ACAAGCCATTTGGCAAACCAAAGTCTGTGACGCTGAGAAGTCCCCCAAAAGGTTTTGACACTTCTATCATCAGCAAGACCTACTACAATGTG GTCCTCCAGAACATTTTGGAAGCAGAGAGTGAGTATTCCAGGGAACTTCAAAGTCTTTTGGGATCCTACCTACGCTCTCTACAGCCGACAGACAG GCTGAGTGCTGTTGACATCAGCCACATTCAAGGCAATCTGGAGGAGATTTCAACCTTCCAGCAGATGCTGGTTCAGTCCTTGGAGGAGCATACAAA GCTTCCAGAAAATCAGCAGAGGATAGGAGGCTTCTTCCTGAGTCTAATACCCCAGATGAAGAATCTTTATGTGGCCTACTGCTCAAACCATCCATCTGCTGTCAGTGTTCTCACTCAGCAAAG GGAGGAACTCGGGGAGTACATGGAAACCAAGGGGGCATCTAGTCCGGGTATTTTGGCACTGACCACCAGTTTGAGTAAACCCTTCACTCGACTGGAGAAATACCCAACCTTGCTCAAAGAAATGGACAGACACATGGAG GACCAACACCCTGACAGAGTTGACCTCCAAACTTGTATGGCATCATTTCAAAGCCTTGCT GTCCAGTGCCAGGAAGTGAGGAAGAAGAAGGACCTGGAGTTACAGATTTTAACCGAGCCAATCAGGAACTGGGAGGGGGATGACATCAAGACCCTCGGCcctgttcttcacatgtccctaGCTGCTGTCTGCTCTCAAATCTGTCAG GAATCAAGTGAACGCTACCTTGTCCTCTTCCCTCATACGCTGCTCTTCCTTTCTGCAAGCATGAGGATGAGTGGGTTCATCTACCAG GGGAAAATGCCATTGTCAGGCATGCTGATCTCCAGAATAGAAGATGGGGAAACCATGAAGAATGCTTTTGAAATTTCTG GTGCCCAATGTGACCGTATGCAAGTGGCATGCAACAATCAGCAGGATCTGCTGGAGTGGCTGGACCTTCTtaccaaacacacgcacaccccTGCTGCAAACACTCACAAGACTCAGTCGGTGTGTCACACA TTGCCTTCCCTGCCTGTCACCCCTTCCCGGCACTCAGAGTCTTGTGGCGGGAGCAGTGCCTTCCACACCCTCCCTCATCTTTCCTCATATGGTGCCAGCCCCATGTGGGGGGCCCTGGAGCCACCTAGTCCCCCAAAACCCTGGAGCATGAGCTGTCTTCGGCCTGCGCCTCCTCTCTGGCCGTCTGCCGCCCTGTACAAGGAG GACCTTAATAAGAGTCCAAAGAATATGAAGAAGCTGCTTCCGAAGAGGAAACCTGAAAGGAAACCCTCTGAAGAAGACTTCACTTGCAGAAAGA GCACAGCAGCTCTCGAGGAGGACGCTCagatattgaaagtgattgaggCGTACTGCACCAGTGCCAAGACACGACAGACCCTCAACTCCA CGTGGCAAGGCACTGACCTCATGCATAACCATGTGCTCGCTGACTTCAGTTTCGTCGTTGCTGGCATCCCGGACAACATGCCGTGTTCCGACCAATCAGAAGACTCGGATTATGACAGTATCTGGACTGCCACTAGTTACAGGACTGCCTCATTTTCTT GTTCCAGCAGGAGGGATGTTCACATGTTGTTCCCAGAGGAAGAGAAGATCATAGTGGAGGAAACCAGGAGCAACGGACAAACCGTAGTGGAAGAGAG GAGCCTGGTAGACACTGTATACAGTTTGAGAGATGAGGTTCAGGAACTCAAACAG GACAACAAGAGAATGAAAAGGACACTAGAGGAAGAGCAACGAGCTAGGAAGGAACTCGAAAGGATCATCAGAAGAGTTTTGAAGAACATGAACGACCCAACCTGGGATGAGACGAACCTCTGA